Within Paenibacillus sp. RUD330, the genomic segment ACAAAGCACTTGCAGCCTGGCATGCACACTGGATAGGTTATGCTTACCTATTAGGTGGCAATACTTCTGCAGCCGAGAGATACTTTAATAGGGCTTCTAATGCTTATCGAGTCTTAGGCAGAATTAATTCTGATTCAGTCACTGCTTACGCCCCTCCCGTAATATTTGGCGACTCACAAGGAGAAAGAATCGCAAGTGTTCTCAGTGCGCGTGGTGACTTCAATTATGGATCATTTAGTGAAATGCAGGATCGTCTCTCTCCTCTTTATACTGAAAAAAATACGACTAATCAATATGAAGAAGCTATATCATGGTTGGGGAAATACTTGGGCTTTGCATCAAACAGACCTGATTCAGAAACAGGAGGGCGTGGACCGGACATATTTTGGAGTTCTACAGAAATTGACATATTAATTGAGAGTAAAGAAGATAAGAAAGATACTTCTTTTTACTCGAAAAGAGATGTAGGCCAAGCCTTAAATCACAGTGAATGGTATAAAGAAGAATTCCCAAACTCTGGCCGGAACCATAAGTTAATGATTGTCGGACCCATTATACCTGCTCATCCAACAGCTAGCCCTGGAGAACAAATGCACATTTGGACACCTTCAGAAATTTCAGCATTGGCCCATCGACTATCCTCTTTATTGTTTGATGCATATAATGCAAGTGACAGTGCTACCTACACTGCTACATTAAACAAAATGTTGGATGAAGCAGGAATGACATACTTGAAATTATTTGACTCTTTGCCTGATCGCCCTATTCAAAGAGTGCAATAGATCAAAAGCCCATCTTGTAAGCTATACCTAGGGTTCAAGTCCTGAATGGCGAAGGCAGTAATAGCTATATTGGGTTATAGGATAAAGGCTCGGCAGAGCCATATGGATAATGAGTGGGAGCCACGTTGTATACGAAATAGTTAGCTTATTAATCACATCGAAATATTCATTCCATAATGCATAGTGTTTTTAAGGTTTAACTCCAAGAAACAAAGAGCGAAATCCCGCGTAAAAAGGGGAATCGCTCTTTTTTGTGTACATCGATTAAAATAACTATTCAGATTTAGCAGAAGACTCAATTGATTTGAAAATTTCCTGTGTTATCTTATGGATCATCTTTACATCTTCGCATTTTTTCTTCGTTAGGTATTGGTAGTGTACCTCAAGGATAGATCTGGTCTCAAATTCCTGGGAGTCTGGTTCGATTTCTCGGAAATCAAGAAGGTCCCCCGGTTTTATGTTAAGAGCCTCCATAATTTTTTCCAGTGAATCAATGGAGAGGTTTCTTTTGCCAAGTTCGACTTCGGTCAAATATGAGGCTT encodes:
- a CDS encoding helix-turn-helix transcriptional regulator codes for the protein MSELKKLIGDKIRIIRNNKNLTLHQLSQLTGQQASYLTEVELGKRNLSIDSLEKIMEALNIKPGDLLDFREIEPDSQEFETRSILEVHYQYLTKKKCEDVKMIHKITQEIFKSIESSAKSE